A single Myxococcales bacterium DNA region contains:
- a CDS encoding GntR family transcriptional regulator produces the protein MAARPLSRSALLPIPRQTLRTPIADQLRAFILDGRMAPGERIVELGVAAQLGVSRAPLREALWQLAKEGLVRFEPNRGAFVAELSAEDVTHIFEIRQALETQAAVRIFERQDEAAFRALEQRCAALEAAGTRKDMRAFAEADVAFHKTLWHHAGNPILEEVLCGVSVRFFGYGLIRDLPRASAYAFDQVVAEHRKMLALMRAGPKARIVRGFAHALRAFRDYSLERFANAATQKNALRSS, from the coding sequence ATGGCCGCCCGTCCCCTCTCCCGCAGCGCGCTTTTGCCGATTCCCCGGCAGACGCTGCGCACGCCCATCGCCGACCAGCTGCGGGCTTTCATCCTGGACGGCCGGATGGCCCCCGGAGAGCGCATCGTGGAGCTCGGCGTGGCGGCCCAGCTGGGCGTGAGCCGCGCCCCCTTGCGGGAGGCGCTGTGGCAGCTCGCCAAGGAGGGGCTGGTGCGCTTCGAGCCGAACCGGGGAGCGTTCGTGGCCGAGCTTTCGGCGGAGGACGTCACGCACATCTTCGAGATCCGGCAAGCACTCGAGACCCAGGCCGCCGTTCGCATCTTCGAGCGCCAGGACGAGGCCGCCTTCAGGGCGCTCGAACAGCGGTGCGCGGCGCTCGAAGCAGCCGGCACCCGGAAGGACATGCGGGCCTTTGCCGAAGCCGACGTGGCGTTCCACAAAACGCTGTGGCACCACGCGGGCAACCCGATCCTCGAAGAGGTGCTCTGCGGGGTGTCGGTGCGCTTCTTCGGCTACGGACTCATCCGGGATTTGCCCCGCGCCTCGGCCTACGCGTTCGACCAGGTGGTGGCCGAGCACCGCAAGATGCTCGCGCTCATGCGAGCGGGCCCGAAGGCGCGTATCGTGCGCGGCTTCGCCCATGCCCTGCGCGCCTTCCGCGATTACAGCCTGGAACGCTTCGCCAACGCTGCAACCCAGAAAAACGCTCTGAGATCCTCATGA
- a CDS encoding fumarylacetoacetate hydrolase family protein — MHIFNTPSGLVGFDGHQHRALAGLHLDGLLSSAGARVRAEQAFAQGEVVEAPGTLEAPLGTQEVWAAGVTYFRSRVARMAESEASGGGSFYDRVYEADRPELFFKAHPSRVAAPGARMHLRRDSRWMVPEPELTLVIDATGAVVGYTVGNDLSARDIEGENPLYLPQAKVWDASAAVGPAWYLTDGPLAPETEITLEILRGGQVVNADKTTLSQMRRRPDELARYLFSEMSFPVGCLMMTGTGIVPPDDFTLAPGDEVRIGIAPIGTLVNTMALAGR; from the coding sequence ATGCACATCTTCAACACGCCCTCGGGCCTCGTCGGTTTCGATGGTCACCAGCACCGCGCGCTCGCCGGCCTCCATCTCGACGGTTTGCTCTCGTCCGCGGGGGCACGGGTCCGCGCAGAACAGGCCTTCGCGCAAGGTGAGGTGGTGGAAGCGCCCGGGACCCTGGAGGCCCCCCTCGGCACGCAAGAGGTCTGGGCCGCGGGCGTCACGTACTTTCGCAGCCGTGTGGCGCGCATGGCGGAATCCGAAGCCTCGGGGGGCGGCAGCTTCTACGACCGCGTGTACGAGGCCGATCGCCCCGAGCTCTTTTTCAAGGCCCACCCAAGCCGGGTGGCCGCGCCGGGCGCCCGCATGCATCTGCGCCGCGACAGCCGCTGGATGGTGCCCGAGCCCGAGCTGACGCTGGTCATCGACGCCACGGGGGCCGTGGTGGGCTACACCGTGGGCAACGATCTCTCCGCCCGCGACATCGAGGGCGAAAACCCGCTCTATTTGCCCCAGGCGAAGGTGTGGGACGCCAGCGCTGCAGTTGGGCCCGCTTGGTACCTTACGGACGGCCCGCTGGCTCCCGAGACCGAGATCACGCTCGAGATCCTGCGCGGCGGGCAGGTGGTGAATGCCGACAAGACCACGCTCTCCCAGATGCGCCGCCGCCCCGACGAACTGGCGCGCTACCTGTTCAGCGAAATGTCCTTCCCGGTGGGCTGCCTCATGATGACGGGCACGGGCATCGTGCCGCCGGATGACTTCACGCTCGCACCGGGCGATGAGGTGCGTATCGGCATCGCGCCCATCGGCACGCTGGTCAACACGATGGCGCTGGCGGGGCGCTGA
- a CDS encoding aldehyde dehydrogenase (NADP(+)), with protein MTTNRKAHFIAGVLSADPHAPTFEAFDPATRTALPFVYPEATAAEVDRAAAAAEAAFDPFRALPGEKRGAFLEAVAQRIEALGADLIETAHKETGLPVARLEGERARTLGQLRIFAELARTQSWVGARIDRGDPERKPLPRPDVRSHFVPVGPVVVFGASNFPLAISTAGTDTVSALAVGCPVIVKAHPSHPGTSDLLATAFVQAARDTGMPAGVFSMLHGRSVELGRRLVEHPAVTAVAFTGSAKAGRALFDLAAARPCPIPVYAEMGSVNPVFVLPDALAQRGPTIASQFVQSLTMGVGQFCTNPGLVFACEGPALAAFVDALANPVASFAPSTMLNAGICQAFEAGVAKLESTAGVKLVTRSQAAAAPGQAGGHVFQVPWRVFKATPHLAHEVFGPISVLVTCESVEEMLEAARGLEGQLTATIHTTDDEHDLFSRLAFALEPKVGRLVVNGFPTGIEVCAAMHHGGPYPATTHGHFTSIGHAALYRFVRPVAYQNHPPALLPPSLRDDNPLGLTRVVNGRYEAP; from the coding sequence ATGACGACCAACCGAAAAGCTCACTTCATTGCCGGCGTCCTGTCGGCCGACCCCCACGCGCCTACCTTCGAGGCCTTCGATCCCGCGACGAGGACCGCTTTGCCCTTCGTATATCCCGAAGCGACGGCGGCCGAGGTGGATCGGGCCGCCGCAGCGGCCGAGGCGGCCTTCGACCCCTTCCGCGCGCTGCCCGGCGAAAAACGGGGCGCCTTCCTCGAGGCCGTGGCCCAGCGCATCGAGGCGCTGGGGGCCGACCTCATCGAGACCGCCCACAAAGAAACGGGCTTGCCCGTGGCGCGCCTCGAGGGCGAGCGCGCCCGAACGCTCGGACAGCTGCGGATCTTTGCCGAGCTGGCCCGGACGCAGTCTTGGGTGGGCGCGCGCATCGACCGCGGCGACCCCGAACGCAAACCGCTGCCCCGCCCGGACGTGCGGAGCCACTTCGTGCCCGTGGGCCCGGTGGTGGTGTTCGGAGCCAGCAACTTCCCGCTGGCCATCTCGACCGCCGGCACCGACACCGTGTCGGCCCTGGCCGTGGGCTGCCCTGTGATCGTCAAGGCGCACCCGAGCCATCCGGGCACGAGCGACTTGCTTGCGACGGCGTTCGTGCAGGCCGCGCGCGACACCGGCATGCCGGCGGGCGTGTTCTCGATGTTGCACGGCCGCAGCGTGGAGCTCGGGCGGCGCCTGGTGGAACACCCAGCGGTGACGGCCGTGGCCTTTACGGGCTCGGCCAAGGCAGGGCGCGCGCTGTTCGATTTGGCGGCGGCGCGTCCCTGCCCGATCCCGGTTTACGCCGAGATGGGCAGCGTGAACCCCGTGTTCGTGCTGCCGGATGCGCTCGCGCAGCGCGGGCCCACGATCGCCTCGCAGTTCGTGCAGTCGCTCACGATGGGTGTGGGCCAGTTCTGTACGAACCCGGGGCTCGTGTTCGCGTGTGAAGGGCCCGCGCTCGCGGCCTTCGTCGACGCGCTCGCAAACCCCGTGGCGAGCTTTGCGCCGTCCACGATGCTGAACGCGGGCATCTGCCAGGCCTTCGAGGCGGGCGTGGCCAAGCTGGAAAGCACGGCCGGCGTGAAGCTGGTCACGCGCTCGCAAGCCGCAGCAGCGCCCGGGCAAGCCGGCGGCCACGTGTTCCAGGTGCCCTGGCGCGTCTTCAAGGCCACACCCCACCTGGCGCACGAGGTGTTCGGGCCGATCTCGGTGCTGGTCACCTGCGAGAGCGTGGAGGAGATGCTCGAAGCGGCCCGCGGGCTCGAGGGGCAATTGACGGCCACGATCCACACGACCGACGACGAACACGACCTGTTTTCGCGCTTGGCGTTCGCGCTCGAGCCGAAGGTGGGGCGGCTGGTGGTCAATGGCTTCCCCACCGGTATCGAGGTGTGCGCGGCCATGCATCACGGGGGGCCCTACCCGGCCACCACGCACGGGCACTTCACGTCCATCGGACACGCCGCCCTCTATCGCTTCGTACGGCCCGTGGCTTACCAGAATCATCCGCCTGCGTTGCTGCCGCCGTCCCTCCGCGACGATAACCCGCTTGGTCTCACCCGCGTCGTGAACGGGCGCTACGAAGCGCCCTAG
- a CDS encoding Gfo/Idh/MocA family oxidoreductase, with product MTKTYECRDFLRRDFLKTTAAAGVAGAVALRSASSYARILGANDRVRVGVVGFADRARGSLIPAFQSHAKELNMELVAVSDIWSLRRAEAEGHFQEAYGQKVVTTRNNEELYDRKDVDAVIIATADFQHAMHCVEAVKAGRDVYVEKPLANKLKDAKAVLSAVEASQQIVQVGTQRRSGTNYMAANDYIRSGKFGDIVAVEMSWNVNQPGRWRRPELVEKLKEQDTDWKRYLMHMPFEKFDPRKHLEYRLFWPYSSGIPCQWMVHQIDTVHWFTGYDHPRSVVANGGIYLWKDGRRNFDTLTAVFDYGPLDDKNKGFQVTYSSRQTNAAGGTKEVYYSNGGTLDLDKNTIDPDGGLTAEHAKPMGMEPNMLAKGKLPEMKVTTAANTGADVLTSAHVRNWMECVRSRKQPNAPIRAGYNHALAVIMVKAAIDTGKRVTFDDRKQTLRLG from the coding sequence ATGACCAAGACCTACGAATGTCGCGATTTCTTGCGTCGCGATTTCTTGAAGACCACGGCCGCGGCGGGGGTAGCCGGCGCGGTGGCGCTGCGGAGCGCCTCGAGCTACGCCCGCATTCTCGGCGCCAACGATCGCGTCCGTGTGGGCGTGGTGGGGTTTGCCGACCGCGCCCGTGGCAGCTTGATCCCCGCGTTCCAGAGCCACGCCAAAGAGCTGAACATGGAGCTCGTCGCGGTCTCGGACATCTGGTCGCTTCGCCGCGCCGAGGCCGAGGGTCACTTCCAGGAGGCGTACGGACAGAAGGTCGTCACCACCCGCAACAACGAGGAGCTCTACGACCGTAAAGACGTGGACGCGGTGATCATCGCCACGGCCGACTTTCAGCATGCCATGCACTGCGTGGAGGCCGTGAAAGCGGGGCGCGACGTTTACGTGGAAAAGCCACTCGCCAACAAGCTGAAGGACGCCAAGGCCGTCTTGAGTGCGGTGGAGGCGTCGCAGCAAATCGTTCAGGTCGGCACCCAGCGCCGTAGCGGCACGAACTACATGGCCGCCAACGATTACATCCGCTCGGGCAAGTTTGGTGACATCGTGGCCGTGGAGATGAGCTGGAACGTCAACCAGCCCGGCCGGTGGCGCCGCCCCGAGTTGGTCGAGAAGCTCAAGGAGCAAGACACCGACTGGAAGCGCTACTTGATGCACATGCCCTTCGAGAAGTTCGACCCCCGCAAGCACCTCGAGTACCGGCTGTTCTGGCCCTACTCTTCCGGCATCCCCTGCCAGTGGATGGTTCACCAGATCGACACGGTCCACTGGTTCACGGGCTACGATCACCCCCGCAGCGTCGTGGCCAACGGCGGGATCTATTTGTGGAAAGACGGCCGTCGCAACTTCGACACGCTCACGGCCGTGTTCGACTACGGTCCGCTCGACGACAAAAACAAGGGATTCCAGGTCACGTACTCCTCCCGGCAAACGAACGCGGCGGGCGGGACGAAAGAGGTTTACTACTCCAACGGAGGTACACTCGACCTCGACAAAAACACGATCGATCCCGATGGCGGCCTGACCGCGGAGCACGCCAAGCCGATGGGTATGGAACCCAACATGTTGGCCAAGGGCAAGTTGCCCGAGATGAAGGTCACCACCGCTGCCAACACCGGCGCCGACGTGCTCACCAGCGCGCACGTGCGCAACTGGATGGAGTGCGTGCGTTCGCGGAAGCAGCCGAATGCCCCCATCCGCGCGGGCTACAACCACGCGCTGGCGGTGATCATGGTCAAGGCAGCGATCGATACCGGCAAGCGCGTCACCTTCGACGACCGCAAGCAGACCCTGCGCCTCGGGTGA
- a CDS encoding CPXCG motif-containing cysteine-rich protein encodes MNETVTCPFCGEPTEVMIDVEPESTGTQSFVQDCDVCCHPMDVTAHVDDEGEVAVWVERG; translated from the coding sequence ATGAACGAAACCGTAACCTGCCCCTTCTGCGGCGAGCCCACCGAGGTGATGATCGACGTCGAGCCCGAGAGCACGGGCACACAGAGCTTCGTTCAGGACTGCGACGTGTGCTGTCACCCCATGGACGTCACGGCGCACGTGGACGACGAGGGCGAGGTGGCGGTGTGGGTGGAACGAGGCTGA
- a CDS encoding LamG domain-containing protein has protein sequence MAWSSRSQLVIALGLWASMTMACGRLGYEQVSNTEVDAPATAQADGGPDDGATSANPRDASGTATDARDAASVLPDASSVPPDAASVPPDAPGAPPDAPSVPPDAAVMDPPPDAGPPPATETCDDVTSGSLSVWPFDDFANGTVRDVVGGRNGIAQGNLQSVAGAPGACGGALRWPSTGSAHVLVPHDPAFALASGAVDFWVLPGPAESTRGLVVRDLRGTEESGHFLVALLESNVLVLRIQANQAGTEDNNVVVLCSEAPLPRDTWSHVAVNFGPPRAELYINGRQNDGRDPKVNGGVIGDITCGTNSSLGIVGNEEPWIFGASNHRSLSGVSVDLPANAVTLGRIRLRAERLTF, from the coding sequence ATGGCGTGGTCTTCGCGAAGCCAGCTCGTGATCGCCCTTGGTCTTTGGGCTTCGATGACGATGGCCTGCGGCCGGCTTGGCTACGAGCAGGTCTCGAACACCGAGGTCGATGCGCCGGCCACGGCGCAGGCCGACGGCGGCCCGGACGACGGGGCCACGTCGGCAAACCCACGGGACGCATCCGGTACGGCGACGGACGCCCGCGATGCCGCGAGCGTCCTCCCCGATGCGTCCAGTGTCCCCCCCGATGCCGCGAGTGTGCCGCCCGACGCGCCCGGCGCGCCTCCTGATGCGCCCAGCGTGCCCCCCGACGCAGCCGTGATGGATCCTCCACCCGACGCGGGCCCTCCGCCCGCCACCGAAACCTGTGACGACGTCACGTCCGGAAGCCTCTCGGTGTGGCCCTTCGACGACTTCGCCAACGGCACGGTGCGAGACGTGGTGGGCGGGCGCAACGGCATCGCCCAGGGCAACTTGCAGTCGGTGGCGGGCGCCCCGGGCGCTTGCGGGGGCGCCCTTCGATGGCCCTCCACGGGATCGGCGCACGTCCTCGTTCCGCACGATCCGGCCTTCGCCCTGGCGTCGGGCGCCGTGGATTTCTGGGTGCTGCCGGGGCCTGCCGAAAGCACGCGGGGACTCGTGGTGCGCGACTTGCGAGGGACGGAAGAATCTGGACATTTCCTCGTGGCGCTCCTCGAGAGCAACGTGCTGGTGCTGCGCATTCAAGCCAATCAGGCGGGAACGGAGGACAACAACGTGGTGGTCCTGTGTTCCGAAGCACCTTTGCCCCGCGATACATGGAGCCATGTCGCCGTGAACTTCGGCCCGCCCCGCGCCGAGCTTTACATCAACGGGCGGCAGAACGATGGGCGCGACCCCAAGGTGAACGGGGGAGTCATCGGTGACATCACCTGCGGAACCAACTCTTCGTTGGGAATCGTGGGCAACGAAGAGCCCTGGATCTTTGGGGCCTCGAATCACCGCTCGTTGAGCGGCGTATCCGTGGATCTGCCCGCCAACGCTGTGACCTTGGGGCGCATCCGCTTGCGCGCGGAACGACTGACGTTTTGA
- a CDS encoding cytochrome c, producing the protein MAATGTGHAAETPEPAALKFAETCATCHTIGGGRKVGPDLLGVTNRRDKAWFTAFVKNPSAVIDSGDPVATGLLKEYGIRMPELGLQDADVDGLWGYLTACTAKGGCQPVALGPKWGTDGSPEEIATGRALFFGESRFQKGGAPCFVCHNVRSAGLMGGGSLGPDLTFAYARLGERALDPLLADMSPPVMNAVYAQTPLTEDERYALKAYFADLSRNGTPPKEQGEFFWLGLEGMALALGGFVIVWGRARSKDGRGGKPGPAPRSEDSPS; encoded by the coding sequence ATGGCCGCGACGGGCACAGGACATGCGGCGGAAACGCCGGAGCCCGCGGCCCTGAAGTTCGCCGAGACCTGCGCCACCTGCCACACCATCGGCGGTGGGCGCAAGGTGGGCCCGGATCTGCTGGGTGTCACCAACCGGCGCGACAAAGCCTGGTTCACCGCGTTCGTGAAGAACCCGAGCGCCGTCATCGACAGCGGCGATCCCGTGGCCACGGGGCTCCTCAAGGAGTACGGCATTCGCATGCCCGAGCTTGGCCTGCAGGACGCAGACGTTGACGGCCTGTGGGGCTACTTGACGGCCTGTACCGCCAAGGGGGGCTGCCAACCCGTTGCGCTCGGCCCGAAGTGGGGCACCGACGGCAGCCCCGAGGAGATCGCCACCGGCCGGGCGTTGTTTTTCGGCGAGAGCCGCTTCCAAAAGGGCGGCGCCCCCTGCTTCGTTTGCCACAACGTGCGCAGCGCGGGCCTGATGGGCGGCGGGAGCTTGGGGCCCGACCTCACGTTCGCCTATGCCCGCCTGGGCGAGCGCGCGCTCGACCCGCTGCTGGCCGACATGAGCCCGCCCGTGATGAACGCCGTGTACGCGCAAACGCCGCTCACCGAGGACGAGCGTTATGCGCTCAAGGCGTACTTCGCCGACCTGTCCCGCAATGGCACGCCCCCCAAGGAGCAGGGCGAGTTCTTCTGGTTGGGCCTCGAAGGCATGGCGCTCGCGCTCGGCGGCTTCGTCATCGTCTGGGGCCGAGCCCGGTCGAAAGACGGTCGCGGTGGAAAGCCCGGCCCTGCCCCGCGTTCCGAGGATTCCCCGTCATGA